Proteins encoded by one window of Arachis ipaensis cultivar K30076 chromosome B04, Araip1.1, whole genome shotgun sequence:
- the LOC107638463 gene encoding uncharacterized protein LOC107638463, which produces MHCNKLVSSANTSHFPENSPPSLSLSLSLSCSLSLLSFLFFIFKSLIPSHGIRAQRSMENTAPTPKAPTSFLNQNTFAAFSAIKLNENNYKAWKKQALACIKVNKLQSHLDPRMVPARFSSESDRHEGIEAQSYTDWEVQDQCLVAWLTATMESNFVNRVIEYDYAYQIWNVLSEYFESRVKSRIKQLKTQLKTLKKHGSPVTEYMAKINQVADALSALGAPLTKDEYIEAALGGLGEEYNVFITVATARIEETSESEFESQLLAQEELVDRFRRTELGPVQANIAQREDIPERFQGRGFNNYRGGFRGSRGRGYFRGTGRSSWWQGSRPQCQLCGKLGHTAVQCFHRFNQDFMNPQMQPLNAAQPPSAAFHNGTSSQNSQQRFQEVKTQPPAPLNPQAFLTLPSALPDTAWYPDSGASHHITFDKRNLITGSDYDGTEQVFGGNGQDLQENPPSRIA; this is translated from the exons ATGCACTGTAACAAACTAGTAAGTTCAGCTAATACATCTCATTTTCCAGAAAATTCTCCtccttcactctctctctctctctctctctcttgctctctctctcttctttcatTCTTGTTCTTCATCTTCAAGAGTCTGATACCttcacatggtatcagagctcaacGATCCATGGAGAACACTGCGCCAACACCAAAAGCTCCAACGAGCTTCCTCAATCAGAACACGTTCGCTGCGTTTTCAGCCATTAAACTCAACGAGAACAACTACAAAGcatggaagaaacaagcactagCGTGCATAAAGGTGAACAAGCTTCAAAGTCATCTTGATCCAAGGATGGTACCTGCTAGGTTTAGCTCAGAATCAGACAGACATGAAGGAATCGAAGCTCAAAGCTACACAGACTGGGAAGTGCAAGATCAGTGCCTTGTGGCTTGGTTAACAGCAACAATGGAGTCTAACTTTGTCAACCGTGTAATTGAGTACGATTATGCATACCAGATCTGGAATGTGTTGAGTGAATATTTTGAATCTAGAGTCAAATCGAGGATTAAGCAGCTCAAGACTCAGTTAAAGACACTCAAGAAGCACGGTTCTCCAGTCACCGAATACATGGCGAAGATCAATCAAGTTGCTGACGCACTTAGTGCACTTGGAGCTCCACTAACCAAAGACGAGTATATTGAAGCTGCACTGGGAGGGCTTGGCGAAGAATACAATGTTTTCATCACCGTGGCAACAGCAAGGATTGAAGAGACGTCAGAAAGCGAGTTTGAATCTCAGTTGCTCGCTCAAGAAGAATTAGTTGACAGATTTCGAAGGACGGAGCTAGGACCAGTTCAGGCAAACATTGCTCAAAGAGAAGATATTCCAGAAAGATTTCAAGGAAGAGGGTTCAACAACTATAGAGGAGGTTTTCGAGGCTCGAGAGGCAGAGGCTATTTCAGAGGCACAGGAAGGTCATCATGGTGGCAGGGCAGTAGGCCACAATGCCAACTTTGTGGGAAACTTGGCCATACAGCAGTGCAGTGTTTTCATAGGTTCAACCAAGACTTCATGAATCCACAAATGCAGCCCCTCAATGCAGCGCAACCACCTTCAGCAGCATTCCACAATGGAACAAGCTCTCAAAACTCTCAACAAAGATTTCAAGAAGTGAAAACTCAGCCTCCCGCACCACTCAATCCTCAAGCATTCCTTACATTGCCTTCAGCTCTCCCAGACACAGCTTGGTACCCTGATTCGGGTGCATCTCATCACATCACGTTTGACAAAAGGAACCTCATCACAGGATCTGATTATGATGGCACTGAACAAGTGTTTGGAGGTAATGGCCAAG ATCTCCAAGAAAATCCTCCTTCAAGGATTGCTTAA